One genomic window of Halobellus limi includes the following:
- a CDS encoding SAM-dependent methyltransferase: MVGCNQLTDEVDVALDRSDRIFLLHPHDIVAEALSDRFGAVVRLGSEYEEGRPRAETYDSIVDRVVSAAADADSPVALATYGHPTVGVTPTDDIVRRGEAAGVDVDVRPGISSLDAMYVDLGLNPFETGLQMFEVNDLLLRELPLTPSVPAFLFQVGTVGSRLYTARPNAPERFTRLRRYLERFYPPTHEVSLVRAATLPFESGDVQTFELSAFESMAAEVHPSHTLYVPPVRSEAAPNEEYRDDLYSRAHLDEITADDEFPADSDE, from the coding sequence ATGGTCGGCTGCAACCAGCTGACCGACGAGGTCGACGTCGCGCTCGATCGCTCGGACCGGATCTTCCTCTTGCATCCCCACGACATCGTGGCCGAGGCCCTCTCCGACCGCTTCGGGGCCGTCGTACGCCTCGGGTCGGAGTACGAGGAGGGCCGACCGCGGGCGGAGACGTACGACAGCATCGTCGACCGGGTGGTCTCCGCCGCTGCGGACGCCGATTCACCGGTGGCGCTCGCCACCTACGGGCATCCGACCGTGGGCGTCACGCCGACGGACGACATCGTCCGCCGCGGGGAGGCGGCCGGGGTCGACGTCGACGTCCGCCCGGGGATCTCGTCGCTCGACGCGATGTACGTCGACTTGGGTCTGAACCCCTTCGAGACCGGTCTGCAGATGTTCGAGGTGAACGACCTGCTGCTCCGGGAACTGCCGCTGACCCCGTCGGTTCCGGCGTTTCTCTTCCAGGTCGGAACGGTCGGGTCCCGACTCTACACCGCGAGGCCGAACGCCCCCGAGCGGTTCACGCGACTCCGACGCTACCTGGAGCGGTTTTACCCGCCGACACACGAGGTGTCGCTGGTCCGGGCCGCGACGCTTCCCTTCGAGTCGGGAGACGTCCAGACGTTCGAGCTGTCGGCGTTCGAATCGATGGCCGCGGAGGTCCACCCCAGCCACACGCTCTACGTCCCGCCCGTCCGCTCGGAAGCGGCGCCGAACGAGGAGTACCGCGACGACCTCTATTCACGGGCGCATCTCGACGAGATCACGGCCGACGACGAGTTCCCGGCCGACTCCGACGAGTGA
- a CDS encoding HVO_0416 family zinc finger protein yields the protein MASAPSSDDALFDQFLDDRGHDIETVDWETSYNKKQCPECGALHDDSASVCGVCGWDPRT from the coding sequence ATGGCCTCAGCACCGAGCTCCGACGATGCGCTGTTCGACCAGTTCCTCGACGACCGCGGTCACGACATCGAGACAGTGGACTGGGAGACCTCGTATAACAAGAAGCAGTGTCCGGAGTGTGGTGCACTCCACGACGACTCGGCGTCCGTCTGCGGGGTCTGCGGGTGGGACCCCCGGACCTGA